In a genomic window of Lycium ferocissimum isolate CSIRO_LF1 chromosome 9, AGI_CSIRO_Lferr_CH_V1, whole genome shotgun sequence:
- the LOC132029448 gene encoding polygalacturonase-like: MAKLIISCIIVLFSSVFLFMELSNAATTYNVLSFGAKPNGQTDATVPFLKAWGAACSSVEPATIYVPRGRYLIKSATFRGPCKNRITVKIDGTLVAPLDYWEIGNSGYWLVFIKVNGISVIGGNLDAKGAAFWECRKSGKNCPVGARSITFNWANDVEISGLLSINSQVTHLVINSCNNVMVRNVRMIAPDQSPNTDGIHVQSSTGVTITGCRIKTGDDCISIGPGTRNLWMEKILCGPGHGVSIGSLGRNYEEDGVQNVTLTYSIFTGSDNGLRIKSWARPSTGFVNNINYRNIVMKYVDNPIIIDQNYCPNNEDCPGQTSGVKISEVTYKNIQGTSTTQVAMKFDCSPSNPCEGIQIQDIQLTHMNKKAKSFCKNVQGIKKGVILPDSCI; the protein is encoded by the exons ATGGCTAAGCTGATAATATCTTGCATTATTGTCCTCTTCTCTTCTGTATTTTTATTCATGGAATTATCAAATGCAGCAACAACTTACAATGTGCTAAGCTTTGGTGCAAAACCAAATGGCCAAACTGATGCAACTGTGCCATTTCTAAAGGCATGGGGAGCTGCATGCAGCTCAGTGGAACCGGCAACCATTTACGTTCCTCGGGGGCGTTATCTAATAAAATCAGCAACATTTAGGGGGCCATGTAAAAATAGAATTACTGTAAAGATTGATGGAACACTTGTGGCACCATTGGATTATTGGGAAATTGGCAACTCAGGCTACTGGCTAGTGTTCATTAAGGTTAACGGGATTTCGGTCATTGGTGGAAATCTTGATGCTAAAGGAGCTGCTTTTTGGGAATGCCGGAAGTCAGGCAAGAATTGCCCAGTTGGAGCTAGG TCGATAACCTTCAATtgggctaatgatgttgagaTAAGTGGCTTACTATCAATCAACAGCCAGGTAACACACCTTGTGATCAATAGCTGCAACAACGTGATGGTTCGAAATGTAAGAATGATAGCCCCAGACCAGAGCCCAAACACAGATGGCATACATGTTCAATCATCAACCGGTGTTACTATCACTGGTTGTAGAATCAAAACTGGAGATGACTGTATATCTATTGGTCCTGGCACAAGAAACCTTTGGATGGAGAAAATTTTATGTGGACCTGGACATGGTGTTAG TATTGGAAGTCTTGGAAGGAATTATGAAGAAGATGGAGTTCAGAATGTGACATTGACTTACTCTATATTCACAGGATCTGATAATGGATTAAGAATAAAATCTTGGGCAAGACCCAGCACCGGTTTTGTCAACAACATTAATTATCGTAACATAGTCATGAAGTACGTTGACAATCCAATCATCATTGATCAAAATTATTGCCCCAACAACGAAGATTGTCCAGGACAG ACATCTGGTGTAAAGATTAGTGAagtaacatataaaaatatacaaGGGACGTCGACTACTCAAGTAGCTATGAAATTTGACTGCAGCCCGAGCAATCCATGCGAAGGAATCCAAATACAAGACATACAGCTCACTCATATGAACAAAAAGGCAAAATCATTTTGCAAGAACGTTCAAGGAATTAAGAAAGGAGTCATTTTGCCTGATAgttgtatataa